The Anopheles coluzzii chromosome 2, AcolN3, whole genome shotgun sequence genome window below encodes:
- the LOC120961522 gene encoding translocation protein SEC63 homolog: MGGQKFQYDESGGTFFYFILSFLALILVPTTFYFWPRKKKEDPTTKHEHCQCAGCVRKRITMEHSDPYKGTKELLVKLSIVAGWALLAFLTYKVSQFDYEMSNFDPYEILGVPLGSSQKEIKKAYRTLSVILHPDKETGDEKAFMKLTKAYQALTDDEARKNWEKYGNPDGPGATSFGIALPSWIVEKENSVWVLGLYGLVFMVALPIVVGTWWYRSIRYSGDKVLLDTTNMYWYFFHKTPHMAVKRVIMILAASFEFEKRHNNQVIERPSDNVEVPALIRELPYLNEKCKELPFARSYSLKARAILHAHLSRIPLNPNTLEVDRQLIVRKCPYLIQEMVSCVSHLIMLAYARKIQRLPSIETIENCMKLSPMVIQGLRESEHPLMQLPHMTKELRAQLARKYNTRNLQQLAQLKPDTRRAALRSLNDEQYHNAVKVLGQMPLIDFSMKCEVVDDENSNVVTAGAIVTVTVELVRRSMSDLFGDTTAKEKQGITESNENGDGDGDADGELEAGTDDQKPEGKVKKQSGWHPKPSKGHKGKAKAAVKPHARKLAAAAAAAAAATAAAAAAAAAAATATANQTAAQSTTAPGEKTKSGKSSERKAQEGDDEDSADGDSGAESDNDASEAAADDDDEWEKFQQKINKREKLEGRSKVSHPVHCPLFPEEKHEYWWTYICDRKSHTLLTVPYHVTNLIHREEVQLKFTAPKWAGMYVFTVCLRSDSYIGMDQQLDLKLDVKDPAAIPTELPQWDISESESDHNEMQANDSEFTTDSSDGEDDESRRRTD; encoded by the exons ACCCCACCACAAAGCATGAACACTGTCAGTGTGCAGGATGCGTGCGGAAGCGCATCACGATGGAACATTCCGACCCGTACAAGGGCACCAAGGAGCTGCTGGTGAAGCTGTCGATCGTGGCCGGCTGGGCGCTGCTAGCCTTTCTCACCTACAAGGTGTCCCAGTTCGACTACGAAATGTCCAACTTTGATCCGTACGAGATACTGGGCGTCCCGCTAGGCTCGTCCCAGAAGGAGATCAAGAAAGCGTACCGCACCCTCTCGGTCATACTGCATCCGGACAAGGAGACGGGTGACGAGAAAGCGTTCATGAAGCTCACGAAAGCGTACCAAGCGCTGACGGACGATGAGGCGCGCAAAAACTGGGAAAAGTACGGCAATCCCGACGGCCCGGGTGCGACGTCGTTCGGCATCGCGCTGCCGTCGTGGATCGTTGAGAAGGAAAACTCGGTTTGGGTGTTGGGATTGTACGGGTTGGTGTTTATGGTGGCGCTACCGATCGTGGTCGGCACGTGGTGGTACCGTTCGATTCGTTACAGCGGCGACAAGGTGCTGCTCGATACGACCAACATGTACTGGTACTTCTTCCACAAAACGCCGCACATGGCGGTGAAGCGCGTGATTATGATACTGGCGGCGAgctttgagtttgagaagcgGCACAACAATCAGGTGATCGAGCGGCCGTCGGATAATGTGGAGGTTCCGGCACTGATACGGGAGCTGCCGTACCTGAACGAGAAGTGCAAGGAGCTGCCGTTTGCGAGGAGCTACTCGCTGAAGGCACGTGCGATACTGCATGCGCATTTGTCGCGCATCCCGCTCAACCCGAACACGCTCGAGGTCGATCGACAGCTGATCGTGCGCAAGTGCCCGTACCTGATACAGGAGATGGTGAGCTGCGTTAGCCATCTGATTATGTTGGCGTATGCGCGAAAGA TCCAACGACTACCATCGATTGAAACGATCGAAAACTGCATGAAACTGTCGCCGATGGTTATACAGGGGCTGCGCGAATCGGAACACCCGCTGATGCAGCTGCCGCACATGACGAAGGAGCTGCGCGCCCAGCTCGCCCGCAAGTACAACACGCGCAATCTGCAGCAGCTGGCGCAGCTGAAGCCGGACACGCGCCGAGCGGCGCTGCGCAGCCTGAACGACGAGCAGTACCACAACGCGGTGAAGGTGCTGGGCCAGATGCCGCTGATCGACTTCAGCATGAAGTGTGAGGTGGTGGACGATGAAAATTCGAACGTCGTAACGGCCGGTGCAATCGTGACGGTGACGGTGGAGCTGGTGCGTCGCAGCATGTCCGACCTGTTCGGTGACACCACCGCGAAGGAAAAGCAAGGAATCAC GGAAAGTAATGAAAACGGtgacggtgatggtgatgcGGACGGGGAGCTGGAAGCCGGAACCGACGATCAGAAGCCGGAAGGAAAGGTGAAAAAACAGTCCGGCTGGCATCCGAAACCCTCCAAGGGGCATAAGGGTAAGGCGAAGGCGGCCGTTAAACCCCACGCCCGGAAGctggcggcggctgcagctgctgctgccgctgctacggcggctgcggctgctgctgcggcggcggcggcgactgCAACGGCTAACCAGACCGCAGCTCAGTCGACCACAGCACCGGGTGAGAAAACAAAG TCTGGCAAGAGTAGTGAAAGGAAGGCGCAAGAAGGAGATGATGAAGACTCCGCCGACGGGGACAGTGGTGCGGAAAGTGACAATGATGCCAGCGAGGCGGcggccgatgatgatgatgagtggGAAAA GTTCCAGCAAAAGATCAACAAGCGGGAAAAGCTGGAAGGACGATCGAAGGTTTCCCATCCCGTTCACTGTCCACTGTTTCCTGAG GAAAAGCATGAATACTGGTGGACGTACATCTGCGACCGGAAGTCGCACACGCTCCTAACCGTGCCGTACCACGTCACGAACCTGATCCACCGGGAGGAGGTGCAGCTGAAGTTTACCGCACCGAAGTGGGCCGGCATGTACGTGTTTACCGTCTGCCTGCGGTCCGACTCGTACATCGGCATGGACCAGCAGCTCGATCTGAAGCTGGACGTGAAGGATCCGGCCGCCATCCCGACCGAGCTGCCCCAGTGGGACATCAgcgagtcggaatcggaccacAACGAGATGCAGGCGAACGATAGCGAATTCACCACCGACTCATCGGATGGCGAGGATGACGAGTCGCGTAGACGAACCGACTGA